A part of Microbacterium atlanticum genomic DNA contains:
- the rpoB gene encoding DNA-directed RNA polymerase subunit beta has protein sequence MAAARNASNPTTTPKNGRGASRLSFAKISDTLTVPDLLALQTESFDWLVGNEAWKARVAEAQAAGRTDVPEVSGLEEIFEEISPIEDLSETMQLSFTNPYLEPEKYSIEECKERGKTYAAPLYVEAEFMNHQTGEIKTQTVFMGDFPLQTDKGTFIINGTERVVVSQLVRSPGVYFDKTPDKTSDKDIVSARVIPSRGAWLEFEIDKRDQVGVRIDRKRKQSVTVFLKALGLTSEDILSEFAGFDSIEETLSKDTILTKEDALRDIYRKLRPGEQVAAEAARALLDNFYFNPKRYDLAKVGRYKINHKLGLDKPLTDSVLTVDDIVATIKYLVRLHRGDVTFDGVRGGKQVEIRLDVDDIDNFGNRRIRAVGELIQNQVRTGLSRMERVVRERMTTQDIEAITPQTLINVRPVVAAIKEFFGTSQLSQFMDQNNPLAGLTHKRRLSALGPGGLSRERAGVEVRDVHPSHYGRMCPIETPEGPNIGLIGSLASFARINAFGFIETPYRRVVDGKVTDEIDYLTASEESDYIVAQAGVELKADGSFAQDRVLARRGQGGEVDLFHAEEIGYMDVSPRQMVSVATSLIPFLEHDDANRALMGANMQRQAVPLLRSESPVVGTGMEGFAAIDAGDVVIADKPGVVVEVSADVVTVQLDEGGTQDYFLRKFDRSNQGTSYNQRVVVSAGERVEAGEVIADGPATEDGELALGKNLLVAFMTWEGHNFEDAIILSQDLVKDDTLSSIHIEEYEVDARDTKLGKEEITRDLPNVSPDLLKDLDERGIIRIGAEVRPGDILVGKVTPKGETELSAEERLLRAIFNEKSREVRDTSLKVPHGEQGTIIAVKEFNAEDGDDELGSGVNRRVVVYIAQKRKITEGDKLAGRHGNKGVIAKILPVEDMPFLADGTPVQVILNPLGIPGRMNFGQVLETHLGWVAKQGWKVEGNPEWAARLPEGAREAAPGTKVATPVFDGAFEEEIAGLLDSTNLTRDGERLIDSSGKTQLFDGRSGEPFPAPISVGYMYILKLHHLVDDKIHARSTGPYSMITQQPLGGKAQFGGQRFGEMEVWALEAYGAAYALQELLTIKSDDILGRVKVYEAIVKGENIQEPGIPESFKVLMKEMQSLCLNVEVLSADGSSVNLRDTDDEAFRAAEELGINISSRFESSSIDEI, from the coding sequence GCCTGGAAGGCGCGCGTCGCCGAGGCGCAGGCCGCCGGCCGCACCGACGTGCCCGAGGTCTCGGGACTCGAGGAGATCTTCGAGGAGATCTCCCCGATCGAAGACCTGAGCGAGACGATGCAGCTCTCGTTCACGAACCCCTACCTCGAGCCCGAGAAGTACTCCATCGAGGAGTGCAAGGAGCGCGGCAAGACGTACGCGGCCCCGCTCTACGTCGAGGCCGAGTTCATGAACCACCAGACCGGTGAGATCAAGACCCAGACGGTCTTCATGGGCGACTTCCCGCTCCAGACCGACAAGGGCACGTTCATCATCAACGGCACCGAGCGCGTCGTGGTGTCGCAGCTCGTCCGCTCGCCCGGCGTCTACTTCGACAAGACCCCCGACAAGACGTCCGACAAGGACATCGTGTCGGCGCGCGTCATCCCGTCGCGCGGAGCCTGGCTCGAGTTCGAGATCGACAAGCGCGACCAGGTCGGCGTCCGCATCGACCGCAAGCGCAAGCAGTCGGTCACCGTCTTCCTCAAGGCCCTCGGCCTGACCTCGGAGGACATCCTCAGCGAGTTCGCCGGCTTCGACTCGATCGAGGAGACGCTCTCGAAGGACACGATCCTCACCAAGGAGGACGCGCTCCGCGACATCTACCGCAAGCTCCGTCCGGGTGAGCAGGTCGCCGCCGAGGCCGCCCGTGCGCTGCTGGACAACTTCTACTTCAACCCCAAGCGCTACGACCTCGCGAAGGTCGGCCGGTACAAGATCAACCACAAGCTGGGGCTCGACAAGCCGCTCACCGACTCGGTGCTCACCGTCGACGACATCGTCGCGACGATCAAGTACCTCGTGCGCCTCCACCGCGGCGACGTCACCTTCGACGGCGTGCGCGGCGGCAAGCAGGTCGAGATCCGCCTCGACGTCGACGACATCGACAACTTCGGCAACCGCCGCATCCGCGCGGTCGGCGAGCTCATCCAGAACCAGGTCCGCACGGGTCTCTCGCGCATGGAGCGCGTTGTCCGCGAGCGCATGACCACGCAGGACATCGAGGCGATCACGCCGCAGACCCTGATCAACGTCCGCCCCGTCGTGGCGGCGATCAAGGAGTTCTTCGGCACGTCGCAGCTGTCGCAGTTCATGGACCAGAACAACCCGCTCGCGGGTCTGACCCACAAGCGCCGCCTCTCGGCGCTCGGCCCCGGCGGTCTGTCGCGTGAGCGCGCAGGCGTCGAGGTGCGTGACGTCCACCCCTCGCACTACGGCCGCATGTGCCCGATCGAGACCCCGGAAGGCCCGAACATCGGCCTGATCGGCTCGCTCGCGTCGTTCGCGCGCATCAACGCGTTCGGCTTCATCGAGACGCCGTACCGCCGTGTGGTCGACGGCAAGGTCACCGACGAGATCGACTACCTGACCGCCTCCGAGGAGAGCGACTACATCGTCGCGCAGGCCGGTGTCGAGCTGAAGGCCGACGGCAGCTTCGCGCAGGACCGCGTGCTGGCCCGCCGCGGCCAGGGCGGCGAGGTCGACCTGTTCCACGCCGAGGAGATCGGCTACATGGACGTCTCGCCGCGCCAGATGGTGTCGGTGGCGACCTCGCTCATCCCGTTCCTCGAGCACGACGACGCCAACCGCGCGCTCATGGGCGCGAACATGCAGCGCCAGGCCGTGCCGCTGCTGCGCTCGGAGTCGCCGGTGGTCGGCACGGGCATGGAGGGCTTCGCGGCCATCGACGCCGGTGACGTCGTCATCGCCGACAAGCCCGGCGTGGTCGTCGAGGTGTCGGCCGACGTCGTCACGGTGCAGCTGGACGAAGGCGGCACCCAGGACTACTTCCTGCGCAAGTTCGACCGCTCCAACCAGGGCACCTCGTACAACCAGCGCGTCGTGGTCTCGGCCGGCGAGCGCGTCGAGGCCGGCGAGGTCATCGCCGACGGTCCCGCGACCGAGGACGGCGAGCTCGCCCTCGGCAAGAACCTCCTCGTGGCGTTCATGACGTGGGAGGGACACAACTTCGAGGACGCGATCATCCTCAGCCAGGACCTGGTGAAGGACGACACCCTCTCGTCGATCCACATCGAGGAGTACGAGGTCGACGCCCGCGACACCAAGCTCGGCAAGGAGGAGATCACCCGTGACCTCCCCAACGTGAGCCCCGACCTGCTCAAGGACCTCGACGAGCGCGGCATCATCCGCATCGGCGCCGAGGTGCGTCCCGGCGACATCCTCGTCGGCAAGGTCACGCCCAAGGGCGAGACCGAGCTGTCGGCGGAGGAGCGCCTGCTCCGCGCGATCTTCAACGAGAAGAGCCGCGAGGTGCGCGACACGTCGCTGAAGGTCCCCCACGGTGAGCAGGGCACGATCATCGCGGTCAAGGAGTTCAACGCCGAGGACGGCGACGACGAGCTCGGCTCGGGCGTCAACCGCCGCGTCGTGGTCTACATCGCCCAGAAGCGGAAGATCACCGAGGGCGACAAGCTCGCCGGCCGCCACGGCAACAAGGGCGTCATCGCGAAGATCCTCCCCGTCGAGGACATGCCGTTCCTCGCGGACGGCACGCCGGTCCAGGTCATCCTCAACCCGCTCGGCATCCCCGGTCGCATGAACTTCGGCCAGGTGCTCGAGACCCACCTCGGGTGGGTCGCCAAGCAGGGCTGGAAGGTCGAGGGCAACCCGGAGTGGGCCGCGCGCCTGCCCGAGGGCGCTCGCGAGGCCGCTCCCGGCACCAAGGTCGCCACGCCGGTGTTCGACGGCGCGTTCGAGGAGGAGATCGCGGGTCTGCTGGACTCGACGAACCTCACGCGCGACGGCGAGCGCCTGATCGACTCGTCCGGCAAGACGCAGCTGTTCGACGGCCGCTCCGGCGAGCCGTTCCCGGCTCCGATCTCGGTCGGCTACATGTACATCCTGAAGCTGCACCACCTCGTGGACGACAAGATCCACGCGCGCTCGACGGGCCCGTACTCGATGATCACCCAGCAGCCGCTCGGTGGTAAGGCGCAGTTCGGCGGTCAGCGCTTCGGTGAGATGGAGGTGTGGGCCCTCGAGGCCTACGGCGCCGCGTACGCGCTCCAGGAGCTCCTCACGATCAAGTCCGACGACATCCTCGGCCGAGTCAAGGTCTACGAGGCGATCGTCAAGGGCGAGAACATCCAGGAGCCGGGCATCCCCGAGTCGTTCAAGGTGCTCATGAAGGAGATGCAGTCCCTCTGCCTGAACGTCGAGGTCCTCTCGGCCGACGGCTCGTCGGTCAACCTCCGCGACACCGACGATGAGGCGTTCCGTGCCGCCGAGGAGCTCGGCATCAACATCTCCAGCCGCTTCGAGTCGTCGTCGATCGACGAGATCTGA
- the rpoC gene encoding DNA-directed RNA polymerase subunit beta' — protein MLESTTFDQLRIGLATADDIRRWSYGEVKKPETINYRTLKPEKDGLFGEQIFGPSRDWECACGKYKRVRFKGIVCERCGVEVTKSSVRRERMGHIELAAPVTHIWYFKGVPSRLGYLLDMAPKDLEKVIYFAAYMVISVDEEARHRDLPTQESNIRLELKTLADRRDARVAARLQKLEEELAALEEEGAKADQKKKVKDAAEKEMAAIRKNADDQVTRLEKVWDDFRNLEVGQLKGEDEIFHELQDRFGQYFEAHMGAESIKRRLESFDLQAEADSLHLQISEGKGQRKIRAIKRLKVVNSFLATGMSPASMVLEVVPVIPPELRPMVQLDGGRFATSDLNDLYRRVINRNNRLRRLIDLGAPEIIVNNEKRMLQEAVDALFDNGRRGRPVTGTGNRALKSLSDMLKGKQGRFRQNLLGKRVDYSGRSVIIVGPQLKLHQCGLPKQMALELFKPFVIKRLIDLGHSQNIKAAKRAVERTRPEVWDVLEEIIRERPVLLNRAPTLHRLGIQAFEPQLVEGKAIQLHPLVCAAFNADFDGDQMAVHLPLSVEAQAEARILMLASNNILKPSDGRPVTLPSQDMIIGLHHLTTVKEGAAGEGRVFGSVGEAILAKDEGTLDLQAKVRIRIPGLTFLEGEAPDGYERHGLVDASLGQAIFNDTLPKGYPFVREQADKGKLSQIVNKLAEEYPKVEVAASLDRIKDAGFYWATRSGVTVALSDILTPPNKAEIVAGYEKQAAKVQGQFEKGLTTDAERRQELIKIWTEATDEVQKAMRENFPQDNTINRMVSSGARGNWLQIRNIAGMRGLVNNPKGEIIPRPIISSYREGLSVAEYFIATHGARKGLADTALRTADSGYLTRRLVDVSQDVIIREEDCGTTKGLEFTIAAPGADGVLVRDANVENSVFARTLAADATGANGDVVASAGEDVGDVLIDKLVEAGVESIKVRSVLTCDSAVGVCAKCYGRSLATGKIVDIGEAVGIIAAQSIGEPGTQLTMRTFHTGGSASADDITQGLPRVQELFEARTPKGASPIAESDGRITIDETEKSKKVILTPDNGDEPHVYPVLKRATLLVEDGQHVTVGQPLQVGTLDPKEVMRVQGAREVQKYLVNGVQNVYRSQGVPIHDKHIEVIVRQMLRKVTVVDHGDTTLLPGELVDFKRYQSINREAVAEGKRPASGRPELMGITKASLATESWLSAASFQETTRVLTQAAMEGKSDPLVGLKENVIIGKLIPAGTGLAKYRNVAVEATEEAKSERYPNRIFASDGAYTDADLSYVDFDSFSTDGFSTDYN, from the coding sequence GTGCTCGAATCAACCACCTTCGATCAGCTTCGCATCGGCCTGGCCACCGCCGACGACATCCGTCGTTGGTCCTACGGCGAGGTCAAGAAGCCCGAGACCATCAACTACCGCACCCTTAAGCCCGAGAAGGACGGCCTGTTCGGCGAGCAGATCTTCGGACCCTCTCGCGACTGGGAGTGCGCGTGCGGCAAGTACAAGCGCGTCCGCTTCAAGGGCATCGTCTGCGAGCGCTGCGGCGTCGAGGTCACCAAGTCCTCGGTGCGCCGTGAGCGCATGGGCCACATCGAGCTCGCCGCGCCCGTCACCCACATCTGGTACTTCAAGGGCGTGCCCTCGCGCCTCGGGTACCTGCTGGACATGGCGCCGAAGGACCTCGAGAAGGTCATCTACTTCGCCGCGTACATGGTGATCTCTGTCGACGAGGAGGCGCGCCACCGCGACCTCCCGACGCAGGAGAGCAACATCCGCCTCGAGCTGAAGACGCTCGCCGACCGCCGCGACGCGCGTGTGGCCGCCCGCCTCCAGAAGCTGGAGGAGGAGCTCGCCGCGCTCGAGGAGGAGGGCGCCAAGGCCGACCAGAAGAAGAAGGTCAAGGACGCCGCCGAGAAGGAGATGGCCGCCATCCGCAAGAACGCGGATGACCAGGTCACCCGCCTCGAGAAGGTGTGGGACGACTTCCGCAACCTCGAGGTCGGCCAGCTCAAGGGCGAGGACGAGATCTTCCACGAGCTGCAGGACCGCTTCGGTCAGTACTTCGAGGCCCACATGGGCGCCGAGTCGATCAAGCGCCGCCTGGAGTCGTTCGATCTGCAGGCCGAGGCCGACAGCCTCCACCTGCAGATCTCGGAGGGCAAGGGCCAGCGCAAGATCCGCGCCATCAAGCGACTGAAGGTCGTCAACTCGTTCCTCGCGACCGGCATGAGCCCGGCCTCGATGGTGCTCGAGGTCGTTCCGGTGATCCCGCCGGAGCTGCGCCCCATGGTCCAGCTGGACGGTGGCCGCTTCGCGACCTCCGACCTCAACGACCTCTACCGTCGCGTGATCAACCGCAACAACCGCCTCCGTCGTCTGATCGACCTCGGCGCGCCCGAGATCATCGTCAATAACGAGAAGCGGATGCTGCAGGAGGCCGTCGACGCGCTCTTCGACAACGGCCGCCGCGGGCGCCCCGTCACGGGCACCGGCAACCGCGCGCTGAAGTCGCTGTCCGACATGCTCAAGGGCAAGCAGGGCCGGTTCCGTCAGAACCTGCTCGGCAAGCGCGTGGACTACTCGGGCCGTTCGGTCATCATCGTCGGCCCGCAGCTCAAGCTCCACCAGTGCGGCCTGCCCAAGCAGATGGCGCTGGAGCTGTTCAAGCCGTTCGTGATCAAGCGCCTGATCGACCTCGGTCACTCGCAGAACATCAAGGCCGCCAAGCGCGCCGTCGAGCGCACCCGTCCCGAGGTGTGGGACGTGCTCGAGGAGATCATCCGCGAGCGCCCCGTGCTGCTCAACCGCGCGCCGACCCTGCACCGCCTGGGCATCCAGGCCTTCGAGCCGCAGCTCGTCGAGGGCAAGGCCATCCAGCTGCACCCGCTCGTCTGCGCCGCGTTCAACGCGGACTTCGACGGCGACCAGATGGCCGTGCACCTGCCGCTGTCGGTCGAGGCCCAGGCCGAGGCGCGCATCCTGATGCTCGCGTCGAACAACATCCTCAAGCCGTCGGACGGCCGCCCGGTGACCCTGCCCTCGCAGGACATGATCATCGGCCTGCACCACCTGACCACGGTCAAGGAGGGCGCCGCCGGCGAGGGTCGAGTGTTCGGCTCGGTCGGCGAGGCGATCCTCGCGAAGGACGAGGGCACCCTCGACCTGCAGGCGAAGGTCCGCATCCGCATCCCGGGGCTCACCTTCCTCGAGGGCGAGGCGCCCGACGGGTACGAGCGCCACGGTCTCGTGGACGCGTCGCTCGGCCAGGCGATCTTCAACGACACGCTCCCCAAGGGCTACCCGTTCGTGCGCGAGCAGGCCGACAAGGGCAAGCTGTCGCAGATCGTCAACAAGCTGGCCGAGGAGTACCCGAAGGTGGAGGTCGCGGCATCCCTCGACCGCATCAAGGACGCCGGCTTCTACTGGGCCACGCGCTCGGGTGTGACCGTCGCGCTCAGCGACATCCTCACCCCGCCGAACAAGGCCGAGATCGTCGCGGGCTACGAGAAGCAGGCCGCGAAGGTGCAGGGCCAGTTCGAGAAGGGTCTCACCACCGACGCCGAGCGTCGCCAGGAGCTCATCAAGATCTGGACCGAGGCGACCGACGAGGTCCAGAAGGCCATGCGCGAGAACTTCCCGCAGGACAACACCATCAACCGCATGGTGTCGTCGGGTGCTCGCGGTAACTGGCTGCAGATCCGCAACATCGCGGGTATGCGAGGCCTGGTGAACAACCCGAAGGGCGAGATCATCCCGCGTCCCATCATCTCCTCGTACCGCGAGGGGCTGTCGGTGGCGGAGTACTTCATCGCCACGCACGGTGCCCGCAAGGGCCTGGCCGACACGGCCCTGCGTACCGCGGACTCCGGCTACCTGACCCGTCGACTCGTCGACGTCTCGCAGGACGTCATCATCCGCGAGGAGGACTGCGGCACGACCAAGGGCCTCGAGTTCACGATCGCCGCCCCGGGCGCCGACGGCGTGCTGGTGCGCGACGCGAACGTCGAGAACTCCGTGTTCGCCCGGACGCTCGCCGCGGACGCCACGGGTGCCAACGGCGACGTGGTCGCCTCGGCCGGTGAGGACGTCGGCGACGTGCTCATCGACAAGCTCGTCGAGGCGGGCGTCGAGTCCATCAAGGTCCGCTCGGTGCTCACCTGCGACTCGGCCGTCGGTGTCTGCGCGAAGTGCTACGGCCGTTCGCTCGCGACCGGAAAGATCGTCGACATCGGCGAGGCGGTGGGCATCATCGCCGCCCAGTCGATCGGCGAGCCCGGCACCCAGCTGACGATGCGCACGTTCCACACCGGTGGTTCGGCGTCGGCCGACGACATCACGCAGGGTCTTCCTCGCGTGCAGGAGCTGTTCGAGGCGCGCACCCCGAAGGGCGCGTCGCCGATCGCCGAGTCCGACGGTCGCATCACGATCGACGAGACCGAGAAGTCGAAGAAGGTCATCCTCACGCCCGACAACGGCGACGAGCCGCACGTCTACCCGGTCCTCAAGCGCGCGACGCTTCTGGTGGAGGACGGTCAGCACGTCACCGTCGGCCAGCCGCTGCAGGTGGGCACGCTCGACCCCAAGGAGGTCATGCGTGTGCAGGGCGCCCGCGAGGTGCAGAAGTACCTCGTCAACGGCGTCCAGAACGTGTACCGCTCGCAGGGTGTGCCGATCCACGACAAGCACATCGAGGTCATCGTCCGGCAGATGCTGCGCAAGGTCACCGTGGTCGACCACGGCGACACCACGCTGCTGCCCGGTGAGCTGGTCGACTTCAAGCGCTACCAGTCGATCAACCGCGAGGCCGTGGCCGAGGGCAAGCGCCCCGCGTCGGGTCGCCCCGAGCTGATGGGTATCACGAAGGCGTCGCTCGCGACGGAGTCGTGGCTGTCGGCCGCGTCGTTCCAGGAGACCACCCGCGTCCTCACGCAGGCGGCCATGGAGGGCAAGAGCGACCCGCTCGTCGGCCTCAAGGAGAACGTCATCATCGGAAAGCTCATCCCCGCCGGAACCGGACTTGCGAAGTACCGCAACGTCGCGGTCGAGGCGACGGAGGAGGCCAAGAGCGAGCGGTACCCCAACCGCATCTTCGCCTCGGACGGCGCCTACACCGACGCCGACCTGAGCTACGTCGATTTCGACAGCTTCTCGACGGACGGCTTCTCCACCGACTACAACTGA
- a CDS encoding DUF3618 domain-containing protein — protein MSSNPDQIRAEIEVTRDELGRDVDALADKVSPPKIMERQKTRVRQVLGDVKGRVMGVADDVGGSASSAGHAVGDKLGAAGEAVKDLPHKARQSTQGTPLVAGLVTAGIGFLIASLIPATDAERRWSTQLRDQAQPLVDKAVDKAKGAAQDVAQNLKEPAKDAVQEVKESAVSSAETVKDEAQHTAERVKENVSSGGSGGSSSTTQYPGQGLG, from the coding sequence ATGAGCAGCAACCCAGACCAGATCCGCGCCGAGATCGAGGTGACGCGCGACGAGCTCGGACGCGACGTGGACGCGCTCGCCGACAAGGTGTCGCCTCCCAAGATCATGGAGCGGCAGAAGACCCGGGTGCGCCAGGTGCTCGGCGACGTGAAGGGACGTGTCATGGGCGTGGCAGACGACGTGGGCGGTTCGGCATCGTCCGCCGGGCACGCGGTCGGCGACAAGCTCGGTGCCGCGGGCGAAGCGGTCAAGGATCTCCCCCACAAGGCCCGGCAGTCGACCCAGGGCACGCCCCTGGTCGCGGGCCTCGTGACCGCGGGGATCGGATTCCTCATCGCGAGCCTGATCCCCGCGACCGACGCCGAGCGGCGCTGGAGCACGCAGCTGCGCGACCAGGCGCAGCCGCTCGTCGACAAGGCGGTGGACAAGGCCAAGGGCGCCGCCCAGGACGTCGCGCAGAACCTCAAGGAGCCGGCGAAGGACGCCGTCCAGGAGGTCAAGGAGTCGGCCGTCTCGTCGGCCGAGACCGTCAAGGACGAGGCTCAGCACACCGCTGAGCGCGTCAAGGAGAACGTCAGCAGCGGCGGGTCGGGCGGCTCGTCGTCGACGACCCAGTACCCCGGGCAGGGCCTCGGCTGA
- a CDS encoding phage holin family protein, translated as MTDMPTPSQQKAAETSLGELVGEVSRDLSVLMRKELELAKAELSESAKRAGKGAGLLGGAGYAGLMAVFFLSVALWWGLGDLIDSLGWSAVIVAVLWGIVAAILYAVGRKRLKTVQGAPKTVETVKEIPDALKRNQENR; from the coding sequence ATGACGGACATGCCCACGCCGTCTCAGCAGAAGGCGGCCGAGACATCGCTGGGCGAGCTGGTCGGCGAGGTCTCGCGTGACCTCTCCGTCCTCATGCGCAAAGAGCTGGAGCTGGCCAAGGCGGAGCTCTCCGAGTCGGCCAAGCGCGCCGGCAAGGGCGCGGGTCTCCTGGGTGGAGCGGGGTACGCGGGCCTCATGGCCGTGTTCTTCCTGTCCGTCGCCCTCTGGTGGGGGCTCGGCGACCTCATCGACAGCCTCGGCTGGTCGGCCGTGATCGTGGCCGTCCTGTGGGGCATCGTCGCCGCGATCCTCTACGCCGTCGGACGCAAGCGACTGAAGACCGTGCAAGGGGCCCCGAAGACGGTCGAGACCGTCAAGGAGATCCCCGACGCGCTCAAGAGAAATCAGGAGAACCGATAA
- a CDS encoding ABC transporter — MSDPKSTYGDPVEEPRSVDDVVGRANEGLAEAEAAGRGAVDGDRTADAPTADARTPDASDVDSSASVADARAAEGGDDLPSSSERTTDAGVAPAAAPAAPVAAPKDAEPDPWDSPEAASLDYRSHTAAPPADESPTVVAAPVVTSSEPVADRPTAPAPQPIFVQAPEAPRPRGNRAAAGAIGLLAALAFAVLYLAAWLGVGALRGDVTVANVGAAALAALATWSLWVPTVVFFIAFWLLGAIINRGRWGAWVIFGIFVGFAAYGGHLLGALFQAPFWELTAREGSELITAELLAPLAIAAFVIGRELTIWFGAWVASRGKRVTELNVEAQREYERTLEAGPQLVRA; from the coding sequence ATGAGTGACCCCAAGTCGACCTACGGCGACCCCGTGGAAGAGCCTCGCAGCGTCGACGACGTCGTCGGTCGCGCGAACGAGGGCCTCGCCGAAGCCGAGGCCGCCGGTCGCGGAGCCGTCGACGGCGACCGGACCGCCGACGCCCCCACAGCCGACGCCCGCACTCCCGACGCATCGGACGTCGACTCCTCCGCGTCCGTCGCGGACGCACGCGCCGCCGAGGGCGGCGACGACCTTCCGTCTTCGTCCGAGCGGACAACCGACGCCGGGGTCGCTCCCGCCGCCGCGCCGGCCGCCCCTGTCGCCGCCCCGAAGGACGCCGAGCCCGATCCGTGGGACTCGCCCGAGGCGGCGTCCCTGGACTACCGCTCCCACACCGCCGCGCCGCCCGCCGACGAGTCGCCGACCGTGGTCGCCGCACCCGTCGTGACCTCCAGCGAGCCCGTCGCCGACCGCCCCACCGCCCCGGCTCCGCAGCCGATCTTCGTGCAGGCGCCGGAAGCCCCGCGACCCCGCGGGAACCGCGCCGCCGCGGGCGCCATCGGGCTGCTCGCCGCCCTGGCCTTCGCCGTGCTGTACCTCGCCGCCTGGCTCGGCGTCGGCGCACTGCGCGGCGACGTCACGGTGGCCAACGTCGGCGCTGCGGCGCTCGCGGCCCTGGCCACGTGGTCGCTGTGGGTGCCGACGGTGGTGTTCTTCATCGCGTTCTGGCTGCTCGGCGCGATCATCAACCGCGGCCGGTGGGGCGCCTGGGTCATCTTCGGCATCTTCGTGGGCTTCGCGGCGTACGGCGGGCACCTCCTGGGCGCACTGTTCCAGGCGCCGTTCTGGGAGCTCACCGCCCGCGAGGGATCCGAGCTCATCACCGCGGAGCTCCTCGCCCCGCTTGCGATCGCCGCATTCGTCATCGGCCGTGAGCTGACGATCTGGTTCGGCGCGTGGGTCGCGTCGCGCGGCAAGCGCGTCACCGAGCTCAACGTCGAGGCCCAGCGGGAGTACGAGCGCACGCTCGAGGCCGGTCCGCAGCTCGTCCGCGCGTAG
- a CDS encoding spermidine/putrescine ABC transporter substrate-binding protein, which yields MERSLETQVSQAVDAWLAWLPRWEPATHRGRTAPCRRCFGSPVLSAAGLGADVPHGVQHGLSTRIKAIVDRSVAEYTALNLPMLQAELDQQAARNRARSYRPAEGLDPEFEGLPLDPDPIPGAPFLFTVAGLAEAADADVPALPPLSEEAKAALRQEVGLADDYANMVGREVCTILLHHRLRIQAAIAEYVEPQIEAMLADLTKSLDAPFDPHDPGDGRRLD from the coding sequence GTGGAGCGGTCCCTCGAGACCCAGGTCAGCCAGGCGGTCGACGCCTGGCTGGCGTGGTTGCCGCGCTGGGAGCCGGCCACGCACCGGGGCCGCACGGCGCCGTGCCGCCGGTGCTTCGGTTCGCCGGTGCTGTCGGCTGCCGGGCTCGGCGCAGACGTGCCGCACGGCGTGCAGCACGGCCTGTCGACCCGCATCAAGGCGATCGTGGACCGGTCGGTCGCGGAGTACACCGCGCTGAACCTGCCCATGCTGCAGGCCGAGCTCGACCAGCAGGCGGCGCGCAACCGCGCCCGCAGCTACCGGCCCGCCGAGGGCCTCGACCCCGAGTTCGAGGGTCTTCCCCTGGACCCGGACCCGATCCCGGGCGCGCCCTTCCTCTTCACCGTCGCCGGACTCGCCGAAGCGGCCGACGCCGACGTGCCCGCCCTGCCGCCTCTCAGCGAGGAGGCCAAGGCCGCGCTCCGGCAGGAGGTCGGCCTCGCCGACGACTACGCCAACATGGTCGGCCGCGAGGTGTGCACGATCCTGCTGCACCACCGGCTGCGGATCCAGGCCGCCATCGCCGAGTACGTCGAGCCGCAGATCGAGGCGATGCTCGCCGACCTCACCAAGTCGCTCGACGCGCCCTTCGACCCGCACGACCCGGGCGACGGCCGGCGCCTGGACTGA